The following are from one region of the Cyanobium gracile PCC 6307 genome:
- a CDS encoding ribonuclease HII: protein MDEVGRGSLFGPVFAGAVVLPATALATLAAAGLNDSKRLSARRREALVPLLRHHALAWALGQASAGEIDRWGVRRATEWAMLRALQRLPRPPRLLLVDGVLPLRGWDGPQITLVGGDGRCAAIAAASVLAKQERDALLRRLAQRHPGYGLERHAGYGTRQHREAIQRLGPTPLHRRSFLSSIGTSAGNPPAAADSPES from the coding sequence GTGGACGAGGTTGGTCGCGGTAGCCTCTTCGGCCCGGTGTTCGCCGGGGCGGTGGTGCTGCCGGCCACCGCCCTGGCAACCTTGGCGGCAGCGGGCCTGAACGACAGCAAGAGGCTCAGTGCCCGGCGCCGTGAGGCCCTGGTTCCCCTGCTGCGCCACCATGCCCTGGCCTGGGCCCTGGGGCAGGCGAGCGCCGGCGAGATTGACCGCTGGGGGGTGCGACGGGCCACTGAATGGGCGATGCTGCGAGCTCTGCAACGGCTGCCCCGCCCCCCCCGGCTGCTGCTGGTGGACGGGGTGCTGCCCCTGCGGGGCTGGGACGGTCCCCAGATCACCCTGGTGGGCGGCGACGGCCGCTGCGCGGCGATCGCCGCCGCCAGCGTGCTCGCCAAGCAGGAGCGGGATGCCCTGCTGCGGCGCCTGGCCCAGCGCCACCCCGGCTACGGCCTGGAGCGCCACGCCGGCTACGGCACCCGCCAGCACCGGGAGGCGATCCAGCGGCTGGGACCCACGCCCCTGCACCGCCGCAGCTTCCTCAGCTCGATCGGCACCAGCGCTGGAAATCCCCCAGCAGCTGCTGACTCACCCGAGTCCTGA
- a CDS encoding DUF1997 domain-containing protein, with product MSLAFSASQQLDLPVASEADRLPAYLDDEQRVVQALLDPTQLEPLGPGRYRYTVSQVRVFQLKIQPVVELQVVRRHGRLELEALDCQLEGLGLVEDFRLGLCSWLAAADGGLTGEASLSVTVSRPTLLQLIPPKVLEATGRSVLGGILLGIRTRVSQQLLGDFQRWCRSS from the coding sequence ATGTCCCTGGCCTTCAGCGCCAGTCAGCAACTCGACCTTCCGGTGGCCAGCGAGGCGGATCGCCTGCCCGCTTACCTCGATGATGAGCAGCGGGTGGTGCAGGCCCTGCTCGACCCCACCCAGCTCGAACCCCTCGGCCCCGGCCGCTACCGCTACACCGTGAGCCAGGTGAGGGTGTTCCAGCTGAAGATCCAGCCGGTGGTGGAGCTGCAGGTGGTGCGTCGCCATGGCCGACTGGAACTGGAGGCCCTCGACTGCCAGCTGGAGGGCCTCGGACTGGTGGAGGACTTCCGCCTCGGGCTCTGCTCCTGGCTCGCCGCGGCCGACGGCGGCCTCACCGGCGAAGCCAGCCTGTCGGTGACGGTGAGCCGCCCCACCCTGCTGCAACTGATCCCTCCCAAGGTGCTGGAGGCCACGGGCCGCTCGGTGCTCGGCGGCATCCTGCTCGGCATCAGGACTCGGGTGAGTCAGCAGCTGCTGGGGGATTTCCAGCGCTGGTGCCGATCGAGCTGA
- a CDS encoding LON peptidase substrate-binding domain-containing protein, giving the protein MTDLAVRELPLFPLPDVVLFPQEVLPLHIFEPRYRMMLRTAMSEDRRFGVVRWDPQSKKMAEVGCCAEILHCQVQDDDRSNIVTMGQQRFRVLDIVRDTPFRVGMVSWIEDTVSESHEELETLTSDVTRALRDVVDLTGKLIGKPSSLPADLPDLPRELSFWIGAHLGGPVADHQQALLEITDTGERLRQEFELLDQTRRQLAARTVLKDTFSSLGDGSSET; this is encoded by the coding sequence GTGACTGATCTGGCCGTCAGGGAGCTGCCCCTGTTCCCCCTCCCCGATGTGGTGCTCTTCCCCCAGGAGGTGCTGCCGCTCCACATCTTCGAGCCGCGCTACCGCATGATGCTGCGCACGGCGATGTCGGAGGACAGGCGCTTCGGCGTGGTGCGCTGGGATCCCCAGAGCAAGAAGATGGCGGAAGTGGGGTGCTGCGCCGAGATTCTGCACTGCCAGGTGCAGGACGACGACCGCAGCAACATCGTCACGATGGGCCAGCAGCGCTTCCGGGTGCTCGACATCGTGCGCGACACCCCGTTCCGCGTCGGCATGGTCAGCTGGATCGAGGACACGGTGAGTGAAAGCCACGAGGAGCTTGAGACCCTCACCAGTGATGTGACCCGGGCCCTGCGGGACGTGGTCGATCTCACCGGCAAGTTGATCGGCAAGCCCTCCTCCCTGCCCGCCGATCTGCCCGATCTGCCGCGGGAGCTCTCCTTCTGGATCGGTGCCCATCTCGGCGGGCCGGTGGCCGATCACCAGCAGGCGCTGCTCGAAATCACCGACACCGGTGAGCGCCTGCGCCAGGAATTCGAACTGCTGGATCAGACCCGGCGCCAGCTGGCCGCCCGCACGGTCCTCAAGGACACTTTCTCCAGCCTCGGCGACGGCAGCAGCGAGACCTGA
- a CDS encoding methyltransferase domain-containing protein yields the protein MASLLPGGALLPLLLTGGALAAVLAALLWQRRSRAYLSSASVAAAYDRWTDDRLLERLWGEHVHLGHYGDPPGARDFRAAKAAFVHELVRWSGLDRLPPGSRVLDVGCGIGGSARILARDYGFEVLGISISPAQIARARELTPADLPGCRFAVMDALALDLPDGGPDTGFDAVWSVEAGPHMPDKQRYADEMLRVLKPGGCLAVADWNRRDPSVAPMNRLERWVMRQLLDQWAHPEFASIPSLRRNLETSPWNRGLPISTDDWTVATLPSWVDSILEGVRRPGAVLGLGPRAVLQGLRETPTLLLMDWAFRNGLMQFGVFRGPVPGAGAVGQSGPG from the coding sequence ATGGCGAGCCTCCTTCCGGGCGGCGCGCTGCTGCCCCTCCTCCTGACGGGGGGTGCCCTGGCGGCGGTCCTGGCCGCCCTGCTCTGGCAGCGCCGCTCCCGGGCCTACCTGTCGTCGGCCAGTGTGGCCGCCGCCTACGACCGCTGGACGGACGACCGGCTGCTGGAGCGGCTCTGGGGTGAGCATGTGCACCTGGGCCACTACGGTGATCCCCCGGGTGCCCGGGATTTCCGCGCCGCCAAGGCCGCCTTCGTCCACGAGCTGGTGCGCTGGAGCGGCCTCGACCGCCTGCCCCCCGGCAGCCGGGTGCTGGACGTGGGCTGCGGCATCGGCGGCAGCGCCCGCATCCTGGCCCGCGACTACGGCTTCGAGGTGCTGGGCATCAGCATCAGCCCGGCCCAGATCGCCCGGGCACGGGAGCTCACACCGGCCGACCTGCCGGGATGCCGCTTCGCCGTGATGGATGCCCTGGCCCTCGATCTGCCGGACGGGGGCCCCGACACCGGCTTCGATGCGGTCTGGAGCGTCGAGGCCGGCCCCCACATGCCCGACAAGCAGCGCTACGCCGATGAGATGCTGCGCGTGCTCAAACCGGGCGGCTGCCTGGCGGTGGCCGACTGGAACCGCCGCGACCCCAGCGTCGCCCCGATGAACCGCCTGGAGCGCTGGGTGATGCGCCAGCTGCTCGACCAGTGGGCGCACCCGGAGTTCGCCAGCATCCCCTCCCTGAGGCGGAATCTGGAGACCAGCCCCTGGAACCGGGGCCTGCCGATCAGCACCGATGACTGGACGGTCGCCACCCTGCCCTCCTGGGTGGATTCGATCCTCGAGGGCGTGCGCCGCCCCGGGGCGGTGCTGGGGCTGGGCCCCCGGGCCGTGCTGCAGGGGCTGCGGGAGACGCCGACGCTGCTGCTGATGGACTGGGCCTTCCGCAACGGTCTGATGCAGTTCGGCGTCTTCCGCGGTCCGGTGCCCGGGGCCGGGGCCGTGGGCCAGTCCGGGCCCGGCTGA
- the rpsJ gene encoding 30S ribosomal protein S10, translating to MTASIPQQKIRIRLKAFDRRMLDLSCEKIIETADHTAATAIGPIPLPTKRKIYCVLRSPHVDKDSREHFETRTHRRIIDIYSPSSKTIDALMKLDLPSGVDIEVKL from the coding sequence ATGACCGCCTCCATTCCCCAGCAGAAGATCCGTATCCGCCTGAAGGCCTTCGATCGCCGCATGCTGGATCTGTCCTGCGAAAAGATCATCGAAACCGCCGATCACACCGCTGCCACGGCCATCGGTCCCATCCCCCTGCCCACCAAACGCAAGATCTACTGCGTGCTGCGCTCGCCTCACGTCGACAAGGATTCCCGTGAGCACTTCGAGACCCGCACCCACCGCCGCATCATCGATATCTACAGCCCCAGCTCCAAGACCATCGACGCCCTGATGAAGCTCGACCTGCCGAGTGGTGTGGACATCGAAGTCAAGCTCTGA
- a CDS encoding Rne/Rng family ribonuclease, producing the protein MPQQIVIAEQLRIAAVLNDERVDELIVAQGRYQIGDVYLGTVENVLPGIDAAFVNIGESEKNGFIHITDLGPLRLKKGGAGITELLEPRQKVLVQVMKEPTGTKGPRLTGNLSLPGRFLVLQPHGQGVNISRRINGENERNRLRALGVLIKPPGAGLLIRTEAEDVSEEMLIDDLEALLRQWESIQQAAETASPPVLLNRDEDFIHRVLRDLYSPDVLRVVVDSADAVARVNAFLGADQANLLVEHHGEPTKILEHYRVNAAIRDALKPRVDLPSGGYVIIEPTEALTVIDVNSGSFTRSANARETVLWTNCEAAVEIARQLKLRNIGGVVIIDFIDMESRRDQLQLLEHFTQASRDDTARPQIAQLTELGLVELTRKRQGQNIYELFGRACPSCGGLGHVAVLPGKDTLQPLATVSGLVRSAASARAEVASPSTGAGESGGSGRRRRGGRGGRGSDGAETPALGSYVDAGSNGTTVLSAAQESPATDAPQRRQEPEVLAVPMDPEQELVYGWMGLSPALLLDPVPSGDSLMVRVVRPDADPEAVLEEARQQLAASGSRRRRRGRNGEGRNGMADANGMADASEAVESPAASGTFDSPVQEAIPILEITPAPFEPLPTAVPSELVTVAVPSRRSSGRSTTVAAAAPVPVAAPVPVAAAAADSPAADPGEPRRRRRRSSAAG; encoded by the coding sequence ATGCCCCAGCAGATCGTCATCGCTGAGCAGTTGCGGATCGCCGCAGTGCTCAACGACGAACGCGTCGATGAACTGATCGTCGCCCAGGGTCGTTATCAGATCGGTGACGTCTATCTCGGAACCGTCGAGAACGTGTTGCCCGGGATCGATGCCGCCTTCGTCAACATCGGCGAAAGCGAGAAGAACGGCTTCATCCACATCACCGATCTGGGTCCCCTGCGCCTGAAGAAGGGGGGCGCCGGCATCACTGAGCTGCTCGAGCCCCGCCAGAAGGTGCTCGTGCAGGTGATGAAGGAGCCCACGGGCACCAAGGGGCCGCGTCTCACCGGCAACCTGTCCCTGCCGGGGCGCTTTCTGGTGCTCCAGCCCCACGGCCAGGGGGTCAACATCTCCCGGCGCATCAACGGCGAGAACGAGCGCAACCGGCTGCGGGCCCTCGGTGTGCTGATCAAGCCCCCGGGCGCCGGCCTGCTGATCCGCACCGAGGCCGAGGACGTCAGCGAGGAGATGCTGATCGATGACCTCGAGGCCCTGCTGCGCCAGTGGGAATCGATCCAGCAGGCGGCCGAGACAGCCTCCCCTCCGGTGCTCCTCAACCGGGACGAGGACTTCATCCACCGGGTGCTCCGCGATCTCTACAGCCCCGATGTGCTGCGGGTGGTGGTCGACAGCGCCGATGCGGTGGCCCGGGTCAACGCCTTCCTCGGCGCCGACCAGGCCAACCTCCTGGTGGAGCACCACGGTGAACCCACCAAGATCCTGGAGCACTACCGGGTCAACGCCGCCATCCGTGATGCCCTCAAGCCCCGGGTGGATCTCCCTTCCGGCGGCTACGTGATCATCGAGCCCACCGAGGCGCTCACGGTCATCGACGTCAACTCCGGATCCTTCACCCGCTCGGCCAACGCCCGCGAGACGGTGCTATGGACCAACTGCGAGGCGGCGGTGGAGATCGCCCGCCAGCTCAAGCTGCGCAACATCGGCGGCGTCGTGATCATTGACTTCATCGACATGGAGTCCCGTCGTGACCAGCTGCAGCTGCTGGAGCACTTCACCCAGGCCAGCCGCGACGACACGGCCCGCCCCCAGATCGCCCAGCTCACCGAACTCGGCCTGGTGGAGCTGACCCGCAAGCGCCAGGGCCAGAACATCTACGAACTCTTCGGCCGGGCCTGCCCCAGCTGTGGCGGTCTGGGCCACGTCGCGGTGCTGCCCGGCAAGGACACCCTCCAGCCCCTGGCGACGGTCTCCGGCCTGGTGCGCTCGGCGGCCTCGGCCCGGGCCGAAGTGGCCAGCCCCTCCACCGGCGCCGGCGAGTCCGGCGGCAGCGGCCGACGGCGGCGCGGCGGCCGGGGCGGACGCGGCTCCGACGGGGCCGAGACTCCGGCCCTGGGCAGCTACGTCGATGCCGGCAGCAACGGCACCACCGTCCTGTCGGCGGCCCAGGAGAGTCCTGCCACTGACGCTCCGCAGCGCCGCCAGGAGCCCGAGGTGCTGGCCGTGCCGATGGATCCTGAACAGGAGCTGGTCTACGGCTGGATGGGGCTCAGTCCGGCGTTACTGCTGGATCCGGTCCCCAGTGGCGACAGCCTGATGGTGCGCGTGGTGCGCCCGGACGCCGACCCTGAGGCCGTGCTTGAGGAAGCCCGACAGCAGCTGGCCGCCAGCGGCTCCCGCCGCCGGCGGCGCGGCCGCAACGGTGAGGGCCGCAACGGCATGGCCGACGCCAACGGCATGGCCGACGCGTCCGAAGCAGTGGAATCCCCCGCTGCTTCCGGGACCTTCGATTCCCCGGTGCAGGAGGCGATCCCCATCCTTGAGATCACCCCGGCCCCGTTCGAACCCCTGCCCACCGCGGTCCCGTCCGAGCTGGTGACCGTGGCCGTCCCCAGCCGTCGCTCCTCCGGCCGATCCACAACGGTCGCGGCGGCGGCTCCCGTCCCCGTGGCGGCTCCCGTCCCAGTGGCCGCCGCCGCCGCGGATTCCCCGGCCGCCGACCCGGGTGAGCCCCGCCGCCGCCGCCGCCGCTCCTCCGCCGCTGGCTGA
- the tuf gene encoding elongation factor Tu, protein MAREKFERNKPHVNIGTIGHVDHGKTTLTAAITNVLASQGMAKAQAYDEIDGAPEEKERGITINTAHVEYETENRHYAHVDCPGHADYVKNMITGAAQMDGAILVVAATDGPMAQTKEHILLAKQVGVPALVVFLNKKDMVDDEEILELVELEMRELLSSYDFPGDDIPVIAGSALKALEYIQAGKKAVRGEDEWVDKILDLMDAVDESIPEPEREIDKPFLMAVEDVFSITGRGTVATGRIERGKVKVGETVQIVGIRDTRETTVTGVEMFRKLLDEGMAGDNVGLLLRGIQKEDIERGMVLVKPNSIKPHTKFEGEVYVLKKEEGGRHTPFFAGYRPQFYIRTTDVTGQITAFTADDGSNVEMVMPGDRIKMSAELICPVAIEQGMRFAIREGGRTIGAGVVSKIVL, encoded by the coding sequence ATGGCACGCGAGAAGTTCGAGAGGAACAAGCCTCACGTCAACATCGGCACCATCGGTCACGTTGACCACGGCAAGACCACCCTCACCGCCGCCATCACCAACGTGCTGGCGTCCCAGGGCATGGCCAAGGCCCAGGCCTACGACGAGATCGATGGTGCTCCCGAGGAGAAGGAGCGGGGGATCACGATCAACACGGCCCACGTCGAGTACGAGACCGAAAACCGTCACTACGCCCACGTGGACTGCCCCGGCCACGCCGACTACGTCAAGAACATGATCACCGGTGCCGCCCAGATGGACGGCGCCATCCTGGTGGTGGCCGCCACCGACGGCCCCATGGCCCAGACCAAGGAGCACATCCTGCTGGCCAAGCAGGTGGGCGTGCCCGCCCTGGTGGTGTTCCTCAACAAGAAGGACATGGTCGACGACGAGGAGATCCTCGAGCTCGTCGAACTGGAGATGCGTGAGCTGCTGAGCAGCTACGACTTCCCCGGCGACGACATCCCCGTGATCGCCGGCTCCGCCCTCAAGGCCCTCGAGTACATCCAGGCCGGCAAGAAGGCCGTGCGCGGTGAAGACGAGTGGGTCGACAAGATCCTCGACCTCATGGATGCGGTTGATGAGTCCATCCCCGAGCCCGAGCGTGAGATCGACAAGCCCTTCCTGATGGCCGTCGAAGACGTGTTCTCGATCACCGGTCGGGGCACCGTCGCCACCGGTCGTATCGAGCGCGGCAAGGTGAAGGTGGGCGAGACCGTCCAGATCGTCGGCATCCGCGACACCCGGGAAACCACCGTCACCGGCGTGGAGATGTTCCGCAAGCTGCTCGACGAGGGCATGGCTGGCGACAACGTCGGCCTGCTGCTGCGCGGCATCCAGAAGGAGGACATCGAGCGCGGCATGGTGCTGGTGAAGCCCAACTCCATCAAGCCCCACACCAAGTTCGAGGGTGAGGTCTACGTGCTCAAGAAGGAGGAAGGCGGCCGCCACACCCCCTTCTTCGCAGGCTATCGCCCGCAGTTCTATATCCGCACCACGGATGTGACCGGCCAGATCACCGCCTTCACCGCCGATGACGGCTCCAACGTGGAGATGGTGATGCCCGGCGACCGCATCAAGATGAGCGCCGAGCTCATCTGCCCGGTCGCCATCGAGCAGGGCATGCGCTTCGCCATCCGCGAAGGCGGCCGCACCATCGGTGCCGGCGTGGTGTCCAAGATCGTTCTGTGA
- the fusA gene encoding elongation factor G: protein MARAYPLERVRNIGIAAHIDAGKTTTTERILFYSGVVHKMGEVHDGAAVTDWMEQERERGITITAAAISTSWKDNRINIIDTPGHVDFTIEVERSMRVLDGVVAVFCAVGGVQPQSETVWRQADRYNVPRIVFVNKMDRTGANFLKVYEQIKDRLKANAVPIQLPIGAEGDLKGIIDLVRNKAIIYTNDLGTDILEEEIPADMQDEAAEWRQKLMESVAETDEELIEAFLENGELTQEQLMRGIRLGVLQHGMVPILCGSAFKNKGVQLVLDAVVDYLPAPVDVPPIHGLLADGSEATRPCDDNAPFSALAFKVMADPYGKLTFVRMYSGVLQKGSYVLNSTKDKKERISRLILLKADEREEVDELRAGDLGAVLGLKDTTTGDTLCVDSDPIILESLFIPEPVISVAVEPKTKGDMEKLGKALQSLSEEDPTFRVSTDPETNQTVIAGMGELHLEILVDRMLREFKVEANIGAPQVSYRETIRGSAKGEGKFARQTGGKGQYGHVVIEMQPGEPGSGFEFVNKIVGGIVPKEYIGPAEAGMKETCQSGVIAGFPMIDVKVTMVDGSYHDVDSSEMAFKIAGSMAFKDGVKKCNPVLLEPMMKVEVEVPEDFLGSVIGDLSSRRGQVEGQSVDDGQSKVQAKVPLAEMFGYATQLRSMTQGRGIFSMEFSHYEEVPRNVAEAIISKNQGNS from the coding sequence GTGGCCCGCGCCTACCCCCTGGAACGCGTCAGAAATATCGGTATCGCCGCTCACATCGACGCGGGCAAGACCACCACGACCGAACGGATTCTGTTCTATTCCGGCGTGGTCCACAAGATGGGCGAGGTGCACGATGGCGCCGCCGTCACCGACTGGATGGAGCAGGAACGCGAGCGTGGCATCACCATCACCGCGGCCGCCATCTCCACCAGCTGGAAGGACAACCGGATCAACATCATCGACACCCCCGGCCACGTCGATTTCACGATCGAGGTGGAGCGCTCGATGCGCGTACTCGATGGTGTGGTCGCCGTGTTCTGTGCCGTGGGCGGCGTCCAGCCCCAGTCGGAAACCGTCTGGCGCCAGGCCGACCGCTACAACGTGCCCCGGATCGTGTTCGTCAACAAGATGGACCGGACCGGTGCCAACTTCCTGAAGGTCTACGAGCAGATCAAGGATCGCCTCAAGGCCAACGCCGTGCCGATCCAGCTGCCGATCGGTGCCGAGGGCGACCTCAAGGGCATCATCGACCTGGTGCGCAACAAGGCGATCATCTACACCAATGATCTCGGCACCGACATCCTCGAAGAGGAGATCCCCGCCGACATGCAGGACGAGGCTGCGGAATGGCGCCAGAAGCTGATGGAGTCGGTGGCCGAAACCGACGAAGAGCTGATTGAAGCCTTCCTTGAGAACGGTGAGCTCACCCAGGAGCAGCTGATGCGCGGCATCCGGCTGGGGGTGCTCCAGCACGGCATGGTCCCCATCCTCTGCGGCTCCGCCTTCAAGAACAAGGGCGTCCAGCTGGTGCTCGACGCGGTGGTCGACTACCTGCCCGCCCCCGTCGACGTGCCCCCGATCCATGGCCTTCTGGCCGACGGCAGCGAAGCCACCCGCCCCTGCGACGACAACGCTCCCTTCAGCGCCCTGGCCTTCAAGGTCATGGCCGACCCCTACGGCAAGCTCACCTTCGTGCGCATGTATAGCGGGGTCCTGCAGAAGGGCAGCTACGTCCTCAATTCCACCAAGGACAAGAAGGAGCGCATCTCCCGTCTGATCCTGCTGAAGGCCGACGAGCGCGAGGAGGTGGACGAACTGCGGGCCGGTGATCTGGGGGCCGTGCTCGGCCTCAAGGACACCACCACGGGCGACACCCTCTGCGTCGACTCCGATCCGATCATCCTGGAATCCCTGTTCATCCCCGAACCGGTGATCTCCGTGGCCGTGGAGCCCAAGACCAAGGGCGACATGGAGAAGCTCGGCAAGGCCCTGCAGTCCCTCTCCGAGGAGGACCCCACCTTCCGGGTCTCCACCGATCCGGAAACCAACCAGACGGTGATCGCCGGCATGGGCGAACTACACCTGGAGATCCTCGTCGACCGCATGCTGCGGGAGTTCAAGGTGGAGGCCAACATCGGCGCCCCCCAGGTGTCCTACCGGGAAACCATCCGCGGCAGTGCCAAGGGTGAGGGCAAGTTCGCCCGCCAGACAGGCGGCAAGGGCCAGTACGGCCACGTGGTGATCGAAATGCAGCCCGGCGAGCCGGGTTCAGGGTTTGAGTTCGTCAACAAGATCGTCGGCGGCATCGTTCCCAAGGAGTACATCGGTCCGGCGGAAGCCGGCATGAAGGAAACCTGCCAGTCCGGTGTGATTGCCGGTTTCCCCATGATCGATGTCAAGGTCACCATGGTGGACGGCTCCTATCACGACGTCGACTCTTCGGAGATGGCGTTCAAGATCGCCGGTTCCATGGCCTTCAAGGACGGCGTCAAGAAGTGCAACCCCGTACTGCTTGAGCCGATGATGAAGGTCGAGGTCGAGGTCCCCGAGGATTTCCTCGGTTCGGTCATCGGCGACCTTTCCTCCCGCCGTGGTCAGGTCGAAGGGCAGTCCGTCGACGACGGTCAGTCCAAAGTCCAGGCCAAGGTGCCGCTGGCCGAAATGTTCGGCTATGCCACCCAGCTCCGATCCATGACCCAGGGTCGGGGTATTTTCTCGATGGAGTTCAGCCATTACGAGGAAGTTCCTCGCAATGTGGCGGAAGCCATCATTTCCAAGAATCAGGGCAATTCCTGA
- the pheA gene encoding prephenate dehydratase, protein MRLAFLGPVGTYGEQAAQRLAALEGLEAVVFVPQQGIRAVIRALADSDCDLAVVPVENSVEGGVTSCLDALWEHPDLAVARALVLPIRHALVGSGPLDAISEVLSHPQALAQCSLWLGEHLPHALQLPTSSTAEAARLVRGSRFRGAIASLEAAAEHGLEVLAHPINDVPGNCTRFLLLRRGERSHRGPHASLAFSLHSNQPGALLESLGCFARQGLNMSRIESRPSKREMGEYIFFVDLELPDGVAPLDGAIADLTPLCEHLALFGAYPLTNLAAEEKAD, encoded by the coding sequence ATGCGTCTTGCCTTTCTCGGTCCCGTCGGCACCTACGGTGAGCAGGCGGCGCAGCGACTGGCGGCCCTCGAGGGCCTCGAGGCGGTGGTGTTCGTGCCCCAGCAGGGCATCCGCGCCGTGATCCGGGCCCTGGCCGACAGCGACTGCGATCTGGCGGTGGTGCCGGTGGAGAACTCCGTCGAAGGGGGCGTCACCAGCTGCCTCGATGCCCTCTGGGAGCACCCTGACCTGGCGGTGGCCCGGGCCCTGGTGCTGCCCATCCGCCACGCCCTCGTGGGCAGCGGCCCCCTCGACGCCATCAGTGAGGTGCTCTCCCATCCCCAGGCCCTGGCCCAGTGCAGCCTGTGGCTGGGGGAACACCTGCCCCACGCCCTGCAGTTGCCCACCAGCTCCACCGCCGAAGCGGCCAGGCTGGTGCGGGGCAGCCGCTTCCGGGGCGCCATCGCCTCGCTGGAGGCGGCCGCCGAGCACGGCCTGGAGGTGCTGGCCCACCCGATCAACGATGTGCCGGGCAACTGCACCCGCTTCCTGTTGCTGCGTCGCGGCGAGCGCTCCCACCGGGGCCCCCATGCCAGCCTGGCGTTCTCGCTCCATTCCAACCAGCCCGGTGCCCTGCTGGAGTCGCTCGGCTGCTTCGCCCGCCAGGGGCTGAACATGAGCCGGATCGAGTCCCGTCCCTCCAAGCGGGAGATGGGCGAATACATCTTCTTCGTCGATCTTGAGCTTCCGGACGGTGTCGCGCCGCTGGACGGGGCGATCGCCGACCTCACCCCCCTCTGCGAGCACCTGGCCCTGTTCGGGGCCTATCCCCTCACCAACCTCGCCGCCGAGGAGAAGGCCGACTGA